ACTATCAGTCATTGAGTTTTCATTAGGTTCGAATAAAAAGGGGATGGTTTCCTAAATTGTGTGCATTCACGTCTTCACTGACAACAAAAATGCGTCATTTTCCATTAACCGgtgtttaaaaattatgataaaaaatgttcaaCTATTCAGCTTAATTCTTTGACCAACGTTATCGCTTTAAAGATTTCcccataaccatgataacgtaGGTGAATTAATCAGCGTCCGCGGCTGTCACATAGGGGCGAACcgatattcattttattttcttacatacCGCTTCGTCCAGGTCCATTCAAACTGAACCATAAAAcatgaaaacgaaaaaaaagataaaggtAAAAGGCCAAGATTGTGCAAAACACGTTTTCAGTTTATGCATATTAATAAACATGAAATGGGAAACTACAAAACAACAAAGCAAAACTTATCTCGAGgcagtaaaaataaaatgtgaaatttaaacACTTGCACTGATGTAATAACAATTACTCCGGAGACATGACTCCTGATTAAAATTCTTTAACAACATTATATGATAAAGGTTACTATTTTGTCCAAAGTAAGGTCTGGTTGTTTGATAATGGTAAAGTTTAGTTGTTTTAAGGAGGCAATTAGGAGACAACCTGTCTCATAGAATAATCCGATTTGATGTTTGACCCGTTCACAATGTAACTTGTTTCTCGTATTAGTATGCAGTCCGCCGGTCCTATCTGAACCCGGTCTGCTAGTGAATCCTTATCAGGATGAGTATGCTGAGATGGATATCATTATTCTGTATTGTGATCCTAGTCTATACCTCCTTCATGATGGGCCTTCGTTCAGCTTCTGTATGTCGGGCGTGTGGGTGGAAGATCCAAGAGACGCAGTATGTCATGGTAATAAAACACGCATCGTATTTCGTTTATTCTGTAGTCCTTCAAATATTATACTTATCTTGTAAGTTCTAAATCTTAACAGCAGTTTGTTTCAAACATGCAATCATCacgtggaagcgccgtggtgttgcggttctgactctcgccttgtaatcagatggtcttgtgttcgaatcccaccatggcctagcgacatttggcaaggcgtcaatccacactttgccactctcacccaggtgctaattgggtatcggtaggaaacaaccgtcattgtggttggtttagcaagtttgcgcctaacaggctgcttggaatgctttGAATCCAGTGACCagttaataataattgtgaggcgctttgaacagtcgtagattgataaagcgctatataaatgcctattatccttattatcattattaatcatttaaaactCAAAAAGAATACCCAatgaacgattttttttttaggttgtAGGGAAGATGCAATTCTCTGTCTCTGGATAATCTTTATTTCATCCCTTAATGTAGATCATGTTGAgatattaatcaataaatacataatatatttaatttgcaattgatttttagaATCGTGTGATCCACCTGTGACCGAACGGAATGTCACACACTCTAATCAAGAAACGGGGGAATATGACCTTGAGCAGTACCTTCATGGTTCAATGACGGTATACACCTGTAAGAATGAACTGGCTGTACTTGATGGGCCCACAAAGGCTTCCTGTCGCGATGGGACATGGGATCCTCCTGACTTACCTGTGTGTCgaggtaaaaaagaaaaaaaaattgaagggcctttttttcattttggttcACGTCTGTTTCTTGCTTTTTTGgaagaatttatttatttatcaatttcatttgtttgtgtatttatttatttatttttattgaggGGAGTGGGTGGTATTATAGCAGTCGTTTTGTTCACATCAAATTAAAGCAACGATggcattgtatatttttttatcttatattcTGACATGGTACCCAATTCATTAGAGCATACTTGTCAGTATTGATAGAACATATTGACTTTGTGTCTgtgatttgtattttattctccGTTTTATTTGCATTATAATGGGTGTTAAATATAATCCAAAGTGTCTAGGTTCATAGATTTAGATATGCCTACTTTTTCATATGTAGTTCGAATTGTCAAAGACTGCTGTCATATATAACGTTATGTTATTTCTTTCAGAACCTTTACCAACAACCGCGCCGTTCATAGAAGATACGACTACAATCTTCATACCAATAAGTATGACAAATACTTTGTTTTTCAATATATAAACAATAATGTATTACAAGCATATCAATATGCGTGGAAACAGCCATCTGACTAATAAAAGaattgttgaaataatttttaatacatttttgtcaGAGTTCGCTGAAGCTGGAATGGGCCAAATTACATTATAGCGCTTGACCTACCAGTTTGAACACCAATCCCTACTAAATCACTATGAGCTGATCAATCCCTATCACTTAATTCACTTGGAAAAAGTGCCGCAGTTTCCTATTCCATCCCTTGCAAAATAAATTCCTGCTATGTTTTTCATTAATACCAAATTGTTAAAAGACCATAAGGTGCTCCTTGTAGTAACAGTAATTTAGACACAATTCGAAACCAAagattttacatgtatgttcaattTTCTCTGATATTTCACAAGGATGAGCAAAAACACAAGAAAATCAATAACAATCTATATTTATAGAAATTATCATTAAATAACGAACAAAGCGTGATCAAACCGttatattaaataaatataaacttTACTCATTATGCATTTTCATTTAGAAAAACGACAAAAGCTAGGTTCAGATGAGGtaatcattcaatttttttcttaacaatCCACATTTCACCCATCTCTTTTCTCTGCAGCTTGCCAGCAGCCTCAATTCAATCAGGATGTGGTGTATATTGACCCTGTGCAGGATGAGGGCTATCGAGATTTTGATGTTGTGTACTTTCACTGCAATAAGTCCTTGTCATATGTGGCATATGTTGCCATTTGCTACAATACTTCATGGGTGCCCATCATTCCAGACAAAATTTGCCACGGTAATGTAATTCATTGATAACACAAATCATATACACAATTAATAGTTATTTGATCTATCGTTTCAATCTTtgtgataacaaaaaaaaatatttcattactcCCGATGGATTTCTTTTTTGCACTTTCTGGTCAGCTTTagtaaattattttgtaaacacAAAACAATATCTGAAACAAACTATAATAAGTTCTGAAACAATCATTTTGATGGCATGGTAAGTATTACGTAGAAGTCTCATAATCCCACACGAGATTGTGACTTTGCGcaattaataattaaataaacatTCTCACAAGAATATACAACAATAACAGCTTTCTTGTCCTTTATTTAAAGTAGAATTATAATTTATGTTTAGTACTAAAATAAGAAGTTGCAGTAGATGTCATTATCGACCGACTTATTTTACCGCCACCTCTCTTCTAGATCCATGCCGAATTCCTGTAACCGAAGGACTCAACTATACCTTGAAAGCTGGTATAACAGATGGTGTTATCTACACCCATGGCAgtgaaatatcatatacatgtgaATCTGCAGAAGAATTCAGCGTTTTGTCGACCTGTGATGATGGCAGCTGGGCTCCCAATATGATGTGTTCTGGTGAggttgggatttttttttgctgtgagATCCTGGAATCATTTATTTCTGTTTCCTTATAGAAAATCGGCGACAGGACTATAATGGAACATTCATTAACTTGAATACGTTTATTTTTATCCGCATTACATCACTATTGTGATATCTATTATTCGCAAAACAAATGCTGTACATTAGAAATGATTTAACGCCTATCAGAATTTCAGAAAATTTTAAATTGTTAACCTCTTTATCAATTTTTGCTTTAATGGAAGCATATATTGTATTGTTTACCACTACTCGAATCCTTGTCGAAAACCCCGTCATCTGTCttaatgtgttttatttttattttaatggtgAGAAAATTAGAAGACTGCTTAtgtcctttttttcttcaaaattgcaGAAACTACATCGTCACGGATTCCTACTATCTCAAGCTATTTTCCGACGCAACACACTTTGCAAACTACAAACAGTCTGCACACAGGATCAACTGAGACTGGTTATACATCAGAAGAAACACACACTTCAACATCTACCTCGTCATCAAATGTACCATTCAGTCCAACTACCACATCCAATCCTGGAACATTGACAAGTGACACTTTAACAAACTATCCATCGATTGACTATATTTCGGGAACTAACAGCATTCGGCATCTAACATCAACAGAGACTGACATTACATCAGAAGATGCATACTCACATACTTCTACTCCGCTATCAAATTTGCCTACGAGTGAATCCACCACATCTAATACTAAACAATTGACTTCTGATACTACCTCGCCATACACTCAAACACTGTTACATGTTCCTCAGACAACTATGCACTCAATTACGACTGAGGATCCCTCCAGTGCACACTCATCCGAATGGGAAGCATCAAATTATCCTTCTACTGTGATCGAAGTTACTGCGGAAACTACTGTGGACAGTATTCGTACTACAACCGACGATCAAGCACGAACATACTcatttgaa
This window of the Lytechinus variegatus isolate NC3 chromosome 14, Lvar_3.0, whole genome shotgun sequence genome carries:
- the LOC121427891 gene encoding uncharacterized protein PB18E9.04c-like, translating into MDSCSVCSPPVLSEPGLLVNPYQDEYAEMDIIILYCDPSLYLLHDGPSFSFCMSGVWVEDPRDAVCHESCDPPVTERNVTHSNQETGEYDLEQYLHGSMTVYTCKNELAVLDGPTKASCRDGTWDPPDLPVCREPLPTTAPFIEDTTTIFIPITCQQPQFNQDVVYIDPVQDEGYRDFDVVYFHCNKSLSYVAYVAICYNTSWVPIIPDKICHDPCRIPVTEGLNYTLKAGITDGVIYTHGSEISYTCESAEEFSVLSTCDDGSWAPNMMCSETTSSRIPTISSYFPTQHTLQTTNSLHTGSTETGYTSEETHTSTSTSSSNVPFSPTTTSNPGTLTSDTLTNYPSIDYISGTNSIRHLTSTETDITSEDAYSHTSTPLSNLPTSESTTSNTKQLTSDTTSPYTQTLLHVPQTTMHSITTEDPSSAHSSEWEASNYPSTVIEVTAETTVDSIRTTTDDQARTYSFETEKSSTRTRLPDIITTRNTSPRETKSEDTVTRHRTMTELHTTLGDFTRTSLLGREATSDATHAETIQTRYPIHETHTTLKMEPTVTSGPYTTATYDTVVGTSTGIVDTVYTGKSTESFPTPYTLTHSPPFSTTPDLESSTLTITSATIPYIPSERTATDASRVETSTEHKSHNICAGNYTFVRCNSTWPVLFLFYPTNYKLCLFK